Proteins encoded within one genomic window of Trichoderma asperellum chromosome 2, complete sequence:
- a CDS encoding uncharacterized protein (antiSMASH:Cluster_2.4) produces MVSEAEYDGFNPKRRKLEFSRSKGRYQDGSRSSTPRGQSRYAPTPPRDSNQPQPTDEDSLALDRDWYGGDEFGGHTFGDESYNPFASYDLSAWESQQQESAKAEKMTSRYDARQEQRRRENDAWETNRMLVSGVAQRRDLAADFDDEETTRVHLLVHDLRPPFLDGKTIFTKQLEPVPAVRDYQSDMAVFSRKGSRVVKESRQQRERQKQAHEATSITGTALGNIMGAKEEDGDSALPIAAEEDMEKTERKGNKFSEHIKNAEGASDFSKSKSLREQREFLPAFAVREELLRVIRENQVIIVIGETGSGKTTQLTQFLYEDGYGKTGMIGCTQPRRVAAMSVAKRVAEEMEVKLGSTVGYAIRFEDCTSNDTVIKYLTDGILLRESLNEPDLDRYSCIIMDEAHERALNTDILMGLFKKILQRRRDLKLIVTSATMNAKKFSDFFGGAPEFTIPGRTFPVDVMFHRSPVEDYVDQAVQQVLAIHVSMDAGDILVFMTGQEDIEITCELVQKRLDALNDPPKLSILPIYSQMPADLQAKIFDRAAPGVRKCIVATNIAETSLTVDGIKYVVDAGYSKMKVYNPKMGMDTLQITPISQANAGQRSGRAGRTGPGKAFRLYTEKAFKEELYIQTIPEIQRTNLANTVLMLKSLGVKDLLDFDFMDPPPQDTISTSMFDLWALGALDNLGELTELGRKMSAFPMDPSLAKLLITAEEYGCSEEMITIVSMLSVPNVFYRPKERQDEADAQREKFWVHESDHLTYLQVYSAWKANGFSDGWCIKHFLHSKSLRRAKEIREQLLDIVKMQKMNLISCGMDWDIIRKCICSGYYHQAAKYKGSGEYTNLRTNLGVQLHPTSALYAGHPPDYIVYHELILTSKVYVSTVTAVDPHWLADLGGVFYSIKEKGYSIRDKRITETEFNRKMEIEAKMAEDKRLDEERKQAEAERSLKKKVDNADEKKIITQGAVRKPVIKRRGRGF; encoded by the coding sequence ATGGTGTCAGAGGCAGAATACGATGGGTTTAATCCCAAAAGGAGGAAGCTCGAGTTCTCCAGATCCAAGGGGAGGTACCAAGATGGATCCCGAAGCTCTACACCGCGCGGCCAGTCTCGATATGCCCCGACGCCTCCTCGAGATTCCAACCAGCCGCAACCAACAGATGAGGATTCTTTAGCGCTGGATCGCGATTGGTACGGTGGCGACGAATTTGGAGGTCATACATTCGGCGATGAGTCCTATAATCCCTTCGCGTCTTATGACCTTTCGGCATGGGAGAGTCAACAACAGGAGTcggccaaggccgagaagatGACCAGCCGATATGACGCCCGACAGGaacagagaaggagagaaaacgATGCCTGGGAGACGAACCGTATGCTTGTATCTGGCGTAGCACAGCGACGAGATCTAGCCGCCGActttgacgacgaggaaaCGACACGAGTTCATCTACTTGTTCACGATTTACGGCCGCCATTCTTGGACGGAAAGACGATTTTCACCAAACAACTTGAGCCCGTTCCAGCCGTTAGGGACTACCAAAGCGACATGGCTGTCTTCAGTCGGAAGGGGAGCAGGGTAGTCAAAGAATCTCGCCAGCAGAGAGAGCGGCAGAAACAGGCGCATGAAGCAACAAGCATTACCGGCACAGCTCTCGGAAATATCATGGgagctaaagaagaagatggagatagCGCTCTGCCAATAGCTGCTGAGGAGGATATGGAAAAAACTGAACGTAAGGGGAACAAATTCAGTGAACACATCAAAAACGCAGAAGGGGCCAGCGATTTCAGCAAGAGCAAGTCATTGCGCGAACAACGAGAATTCCTGCCTGCGTTTGCGGTCCGCGAAGAGCTTCTCCGAGTGATACGTGAAAATCAGGTGATTATTGTCATCGGCGAGACAGGATCGGGGAAAACAACACAGCTCACCCAGTTCCTATATGAGGACGGCTACGGGAAGACTGGAATGATCGGGTGCACACAACCACGTCGTGTCGCTGCCATGAGTGTTGCCAAGCGTGTGgctgaagagatggaggTCAAACTGGGAAGCACCGTTGGATACGCAATTCGATTCGAGGACTGTACCAGCAATGACACCGTCATCAAGTACTTGACAGACGGAATTCTCCTTCGTGAGTCGCTCAACGAACCCGATTTGGATAGGTATTCTTGCATCATCATGGATGAAGCGCACGAGCGAGCGCTAAATACGGACATCTTGATGGGACTATTCAAGAAGATATTGCAAAGGCGGCGTGATTTGAAGCTCATTGTCACATCTGCAACAATGAACGCAAAGAAATTTTCCGACTTCTTTGGTGGTGCCCCTGAGTTTACGATCCCAGGACGAACTTTCCCTGTCGATGTCATGTTTCATCGATCTCCCGTCGAGGACTATGTTGATCAGGCAGTTCAGCAGGTGTTGGCTATCCACGTGTCCATGGACGCTGGTGATATTCTCGTTTTCATGACAGGTCAGGAAGATATTGAAATCACTTGCGAGCTGGTACAGAAGCGCTTAGACGCCCTAAACGACCCTCCAAAGTTGAGCATACTACCGATTTACAGCCAAATGCCAGCAGATCTACAAGCCAAGATTTTCGACAGGGCAGCTCCAGGAGTTCGCAAATGCATCGTTGCCACAAACATTGCCGAGACGAGTTTGACTGTGGACGGTATCAAATATGTGGTTGATGCGGGTTACTCGAAAATGAAAGTGTACAATCCGAAGATGGGCATGGACACGCTTCAAATCACACCAATTTCCCAGGCCAATGCAGGTCAGCGTTCCGGTCGTGCCGGTCGTACTGGACCAGGAAAAGCATTTCGACTCTACACAGAAAAGGCATTCAAGGAAGAGCTGTACATTCAGACCATTCCTGAAATCCAGCGGACCAATTTGGCCAATacggtgctgatgctgaaaTCGCTCGGTGTCAAAGACTTGCTGGACTTTGACTTTATGGATCCACCTCCGCAGGATACCATTTCCACCTCCATGTTCGATCTATGGGCTCTAGGAGCTCTAGATAACTTGGGAGAATTGACGGAGCTTGGACGCAAGATGAGCGCATTTCCTATGGACCCTTCTTTGGCCAAGCTACTGATTACTGCGGAAGAGTACGGCTGCAGCGAGGAGATGATTACGATTGTGTCCATGCTATCGGTTCCAAACGTGTTTTATAGGCCAAAGGAGCGACAAGACGAGGCCGATGCACAACGAGAGAAATTCTGGGTTCATGAATCTGACCATCTTACCTATCTCCAGGTTTATTCAGCATGGAAAGCCAACGGATTCTCAGATGGATGGTGCATCAAGCATTTTCTTCATTCCAAATCTCTCCGGCGAGCCAAGGAAATCCGGGAACAGCTTCTGGACATTGTAAAGATGCAAAAGATGAACTTGATTAGCTGTGGCATGGACTGGGATATCATTCGCAAGTGTATTTGCTCTGGATATTACCACCAAGCCGCCAAGTATAAGGGGTCTGGCGAGTACACCAACCTGCGAACGAACCTCGGAGTCCAGCTGCATCCTACGAGTGCCTTGTACGCTGGCCATCCGCCAGATTACATTGTATATCACGAACTCATCCTCACATCTAAAGTATACGTCTCGACTGTTACAGCTGTTGATCCCCATTGGTTGGCAGACCTCGGCGGTGTCTTTTACTCCATCAAAGAGAAGGGCTACTCAATTCGAGACAAACGAATCACTGAGACAGAATTCAACcgcaagatggagattgaAGCAAAGATGGCAGAGGATAAGCGTCTTGATGAAGAGCGTAAacaggcagaggcagagcgGTCGCTTAAGAAAAAGGTTGACAATGcagacgagaagaagattatcACTCAAGGCGCGGTAAGGAAGCCCGTAATAAAGAGACGAGGGAGAGGATTCTAG